One genomic segment of Trichoplusia ni isolate ovarian cell line Hi5 chromosome 5, tn1, whole genome shotgun sequence includes these proteins:
- the LOC113494290 gene encoding transmembrane protein 68 isoform X2 → MGFVSYFMDNYTASIYDIIVEYVDTEYSLWLTWFLMPVIVTFLLPAVIIVLIYISAIIFHLYRLYRMKVVDGVQPDWKQAARLAVCALWDAHGWLWHGYDIKGIENIPDGPFLVIYYHGALPIDMYYFIARMLLFKRRHIHTVADRFMFKIPGWATLLEGLCVIPGTVQTCASVLRSGNPLAISPGGVYEAQFGDHYYRLNWRNRIGFAKVAQEAKVPIVPMFTQNVREAFRTVGWLRGVWLRIYAAFRMPLAPVYGGFPVKLITHLGKPIPYDPELTPEQLQKKVATAIEELVEEHQRIPGSILQALMERIHEIPKKRKHIEVPVTNGKCQNGTLKDSPSEKAKVS, encoded by the exons ATGGGTTTTGTTTCGTATTTTATGGATAATTATACGGCCAGTATATATGATATAATCG TGGAGTACGTGGACACGGAGTACAGTTTATGGCTGACCTGGTTCCTGATGCCGGTGATCGTGACCTTCCTACTGCCGGCAGTCATCATCGTACTTATATACATCAGCGCCATCATCTTCCATCTCTACAGGCTGTACCG GATGAAGGTGGTGGATGGCGTGCAGCCAGACTGGAAGCAAGCGGCGCGGCTGGCGGTCTGCGCGCTGTGGGACGCGCACGGCTGGCTGTGGCATG GTTACGACATAAAGGGCATTGAGAACATCCCTGATGGGCCGTTCCTGGTGATCTACTACCACGGCGCGTTACCCATAGACATGTACTACTTCATAGCCAGGATGCTGCTGTTCAAGAGGCGGCATATACACACCGTGGCTGATCGGTTCATGTTCAAAATACCTG GCTGGGCGACCCTCTTGGAAGGTCTGTGCGTGATCCCGGGCACGGTTCAGACCTGCGCGTCGGTCCTCCGCAGCGGGAACCCCCTGGCGATATCCCCAGGCGGCGTGTACGAGGCGCAGTTCGGAGACCACTACTACCGCCTCAACTGGCGGAATAGGATCGGGTTCGCGAAGGTCGCGCAGGAGGCTAAAGTC CCCATAGTCCCAATGTTCACTCAGAATGTTAGAGAAGCGTTCCGCACAGTGGGCTGGTTGCGCGGCGTGTGGCTCCGGATCTATGCCGCGTTCCGCATGCCGCTAGCTCCCGTGTACGGCGGGTTCCCCGTCAAGCTCATCACGCACCTAGGGAAACCCATACCTTACGACCCCGAGCTTACCCCAGAACAGCTGCAGAAGAAG GTCGCAACAGCGATTGAAGAACTAGTAGAAGAGCACCAGAGGATCCCGGGCAGCATCCTCCAGGCCTTGATGGAGAGGATCCACGAGATTCCCAAGAAGCGGAAACACATAGAAGTGCCAGTCACCAACGGCAAGTGCCAGAACGGTACTCTAAAAGACAGCCCGAGCGAAAAGGCTAAAGTATCATAA
- the LOC113494290 gene encoding transmembrane protein 68 isoform X1 has protein sequence MKIDKGFGKMVKSRCDARPVKAYIMSDLLKKFDHDTRNDVVQVAVAIAGFYLGMFCLEYVDTEYSLWLTWFLMPVIVTFLLPAVIIVLIYISAIIFHLYRLYRMKVVDGVQPDWKQAARLAVCALWDAHGWLWHGYDIKGIENIPDGPFLVIYYHGALPIDMYYFIARMLLFKRRHIHTVADRFMFKIPGWATLLEGLCVIPGTVQTCASVLRSGNPLAISPGGVYEAQFGDHYYRLNWRNRIGFAKVAQEAKVPIVPMFTQNVREAFRTVGWLRGVWLRIYAAFRMPLAPVYGGFPVKLITHLGKPIPYDPELTPEQLQKKVATAIEELVEEHQRIPGSILQALMERIHEIPKKRKHIEVPVTNGKCQNGTLKDSPSEKAKVS, from the exons atgaaaatcgatAAGGGCTTTGGAAAGATGGTGAAGAGTCGGTGTGATGCGCGGCCAGTGAAAGCTTACATCATGAGTGATTTGCTGAAGAAGTTCGATCACGACACGAGGAATGACGTCGTGCAGGTCGCCGTCGCCATCGCCGGCTTCTACCTTGGCATGttttgtt TGGAGTACGTGGACACGGAGTACAGTTTATGGCTGACCTGGTTCCTGATGCCGGTGATCGTGACCTTCCTACTGCCGGCAGTCATCATCGTACTTATATACATCAGCGCCATCATCTTCCATCTCTACAGGCTGTACCG GATGAAGGTGGTGGATGGCGTGCAGCCAGACTGGAAGCAAGCGGCGCGGCTGGCGGTCTGCGCGCTGTGGGACGCGCACGGCTGGCTGTGGCATG GTTACGACATAAAGGGCATTGAGAACATCCCTGATGGGCCGTTCCTGGTGATCTACTACCACGGCGCGTTACCCATAGACATGTACTACTTCATAGCCAGGATGCTGCTGTTCAAGAGGCGGCATATACACACCGTGGCTGATCGGTTCATGTTCAAAATACCTG GCTGGGCGACCCTCTTGGAAGGTCTGTGCGTGATCCCGGGCACGGTTCAGACCTGCGCGTCGGTCCTCCGCAGCGGGAACCCCCTGGCGATATCCCCAGGCGGCGTGTACGAGGCGCAGTTCGGAGACCACTACTACCGCCTCAACTGGCGGAATAGGATCGGGTTCGCGAAGGTCGCGCAGGAGGCTAAAGTC CCCATAGTCCCAATGTTCACTCAGAATGTTAGAGAAGCGTTCCGCACAGTGGGCTGGTTGCGCGGCGTGTGGCTCCGGATCTATGCCGCGTTCCGCATGCCGCTAGCTCCCGTGTACGGCGGGTTCCCCGTCAAGCTCATCACGCACCTAGGGAAACCCATACCTTACGACCCCGAGCTTACCCCAGAACAGCTGCAGAAGAAG GTCGCAACAGCGATTGAAGAACTAGTAGAAGAGCACCAGAGGATCCCGGGCAGCATCCTCCAGGCCTTGATGGAGAGGATCCACGAGATTCCCAAGAAGCGGAAACACATAGAAGTGCCAGTCACCAACGGCAAGTGCCAGAACGGTACTCTAAAAGACAGCCCGAGCGAAAAGGCTAAAGTATCATAA